A single genomic interval of Mycobacterium sp. DL592 harbors:
- a CDS encoding helix-turn-helix domain-containing protein translates to MLPNTYERQVCSIARSLEVIGERWTLLIVRDALKGVRRFEDFRSRLGIAHNVLSERLARLTEAGVLERRLYQSRPDRYEYVLTERGLDLWPVVMSLLMWGDRYFAPDGPPVLTLHRGCGGRLTPGFTCDECGANLGPGDVELLPGPGRSASA, encoded by the coding sequence ATGCTGCCCAACACCTATGAGCGCCAGGTCTGCTCGATCGCCCGCAGTCTGGAGGTGATCGGCGAGCGATGGACGCTGTTGATCGTTCGGGATGCGCTGAAGGGAGTGCGGCGGTTCGAGGACTTCCGCTCCCGGCTGGGCATCGCCCACAACGTGCTTAGTGAGCGTCTGGCGCGGCTCACCGAGGCCGGCGTGCTGGAGCGCCGGCTCTACCAGTCCCGGCCGGACCGGTATGAGTACGTGCTCACCGAGCGAGGCCTCGACCTCTGGCCGGTGGTGATGTCGTTGCTGATGTGGGGAGACCGCTACTTCGCTCCCGACGGCCCACCGGTGTTGACGCTGCACCGCGGTTGCGGTGGTCGGCTCACCCCCGGCTTCACCTGCGACGAGTGCGGCGCGAACCTGGGCCCCGGGGACGTCGAGCTGCTGCCAGGCCCGGGCCGAAGCGCCAGCGCCTAA
- a CDS encoding NmrA family NAD(P)-binding protein has translation MTDAPILVTGAAGGTQGSTGLHVTRLLRERGEPVRAFVHHLDDRSERLRAWGAEVVQGDLLDLPTVTAAMDGVDRAYFAYPVQDGLLQAAATFAAAARSAGVEQVVNLSQWLQPDGAHPTPHQTRHWLVEQVFDWALIGAVHLDAAVFYENLRALVGPTLARGVIAVPWGPATTAIPMVGAEDVARVAAAVLTGPTLPNGTVLRLMAGSVTNGEIADAFAGALGRPVQYVETTDEQWASVASAAGLPDVAVEHLGHLWRYLRTRPTEYQALYHVSDTFEQFTGRRPRSLTDFLADHEGLFAEAVAR, from the coding sequence ATGACCGACGCTCCGATCCTCGTCACCGGTGCCGCGGGCGGCACCCAGGGCTCGACGGGCTTACACGTCACCCGACTACTGCGCGAGCGCGGCGAACCAGTACGCGCATTCGTCCACCACCTCGACGACCGCTCGGAACGGTTGCGCGCGTGGGGAGCCGAGGTGGTCCAAGGCGACCTTCTCGATCTGCCCACAGTCACCGCAGCCATGGACGGCGTCGACCGCGCCTACTTCGCCTACCCCGTCCAGGACGGACTGCTGCAGGCTGCCGCGACGTTCGCCGCAGCAGCCCGCTCCGCAGGCGTCGAGCAGGTCGTGAATCTCTCTCAATGGCTGCAGCCCGACGGCGCTCACCCGACACCGCACCAGACCCGGCACTGGCTCGTCGAGCAAGTCTTCGACTGGGCGCTGATTGGCGCCGTGCATCTCGACGCCGCGGTGTTCTACGAGAATCTGCGCGCCCTGGTCGGGCCCACCCTGGCGAGGGGGGTCATCGCCGTGCCATGGGGACCGGCGACGACCGCGATCCCGATGGTGGGTGCAGAGGATGTCGCGCGCGTGGCCGCCGCAGTGCTGACCGGGCCCACCCTGCCGAACGGCACGGTGCTGCGCTTGATGGCGGGCAGCGTCACCAACGGCGAGATCGCCGACGCCTTCGCAGGCGCACTCGGCCGTCCGGTGCAGTACGTCGAGACCACCGACGAACAGTGGGCCAGCGTCGCGTCTGCCGCCGGGCTTCCGGACGTCGCCGTCGAGCACCTCGGCCACCTGTGGCGCTACCTTCGCACTCGCCCAACGGAATACCAGGCGCTGTACCACGTCAGCGACACCTTCGAACAGTTCACCGGACGCCGCCCGCGGTCG
- a CDS encoding antibiotic biosynthesis monooxygenase, whose amino-acid sequence MTATTDPDGRTASTPVAPHAGPVTLINSFVVTADRDGPFEEIWQRTSSYFRAQPGFIGLRLHRALSGDATYRYVNVAVWNSAAEYLAAHTTAECRALFADPALREFASSPALYEVIAEHDAF is encoded by the coding sequence ATGACGGCCACCACTGACCCCGATGGGCGGACTGCCTCGACTCCCGTTGCGCCGCATGCCGGCCCGGTCACGCTGATCAATTCGTTCGTCGTCACCGCCGACCGCGACGGGCCGTTCGAGGAAATTTGGCAACGTACCAGCAGCTACTTTCGGGCACAGCCGGGCTTCATCGGTCTGCGGCTGCACCGTGCGCTTTCGGGGGACGCCACGTACCGGTACGTCAACGTCGCGGTGTGGAACTCGGCCGCCGAATACCTGGCCGCGCACACCACTGCCGAGTGTCGCGCATTGTTCGCCGATCCGGCGTTGCGCGAATTCGCGTCCAGCCCTGCCCTATACGAGGTGATCGCGGAACATGATGCCTTCTAG